In Dromaius novaehollandiae isolate bDroNov1 chromosome 2, bDroNov1.hap1, whole genome shotgun sequence, one DNA window encodes the following:
- the MTERF1 gene encoding LOW QUALITY PROTEIN: transcription termination factor 1, mitochondrial (The sequence of the model RefSeq protein was modified relative to this genomic sequence to represent the inferred CDS: substituted 2 bases at 2 genomic stop codons), protein MKSNVACGRADVRMVRQQPLGVLRRLITKKYVTASIAFLXTSFKENNXELLTLLPSCVADILNLSNEHVERNLTDVKEKVPSLGCIERDVKRLIRDYMQVLFLSSRDFNDKRDCLI, encoded by the exons ATGAAAAGCAACGTGGCATGTGGCAGAGCAGATGTCAGAATGGTAAGACAACAGCCGTTGGGTGTTCTAAGGAGGTTGATCACAAA AAAGTATGTGACAGCTAGCATTGCATTTCTCTAGACGTCTTTCAAAGAGAACAACTGAGAACTGTTGACTCTTCTCCCCAGTTGTGTGGCTGATATTTTAAACTTATCTAATGAGCACGTCGAAAGAAATCTTACAGATGTCAAGGAGAAGGTGCCTTCTCTTGGTTGTATTGAAAGAGATGTGAAAAGACTTATTCGTGACTATATGCAAGTTCTTTTCCTTTCATCCAGGGACTTTAATGATAAAAGAGATTGTCTTATATAG